The stretch of DNA AGGCTGATTGAGCAGGTACAGGGGAATGTACCGCCCCTCGATGATGCGGCCAAGGCTGGGGCGTTGTCTTCTGTGTTCCACTCTACCTCCATTCCCTGGCTCCTCCCCTGTGAGGTGCCTACCTCTCAGGCGGTGCTTGAGTGAGACTCCACAGTTAAAAaacacactaatcaaagatcctttatacgtttaaaaaatgataataaaagatCCTTTATACAAGAGGAGTGCTTTGCAGTTTTCAAGGATCTACTGTTAAAAtcactcatcaaagatcctttatatgataaAGCTCTTCTGCTGTTTAAACGACCTACTGTtttaaaacactaatcaaagatcctttatagttaaacactactcaaagatcctttaatacAAGAGGAGTGCTATGCAGTTTTCAAGGATCTACTGTTCAAAgctctaatcaaagatcctctatttgacaaagAGGTTCTGCTTGTTTTGTAGGACCTGCTgttaaaatggctgatcaaagaTCCTGTAAATGTGAGTGTTGTGCAAGAACAAATATCGGTGAGACTGCATTTGAGAGAGTGTCTTTGTCACGTTTCATATTTGACTTTTATTGCATGACACGTTTCCACAGGGAGAAAACATCACTTTTCAAACGTTTGAGATCCACTTCACCCACGAGCACGCAGACAAACAAAGCAGCAACCACCTTTCATcagaataacaataataacaagaaGTAATGAACTCTGTATGCGTTGTAAATGTCAACCACtcttactgtacttactgtacttGTCTCTCACCTCATTTTTCATGCTGACTCGGCACTTTGCACTCTGCTCTTACAACCGTGACCACGGACTTTCTAATGCACGCCTGATCATTCTTGTACCTGTCATGTGACATGAACAATGATGCAAAAACTTGTgttcacaaatgctggctttccAAAACATCATTTTTGTGACACAACTCTTTGTTACTTTTAGCATAGGAACTTGACACATTTTAGGTTACAAACTCGACCCAAATCGACCCAACTGGACTCAACTGGAACGCACTGAAAGTAACTGAACTCAACTGGACCCAACTGGAACCAACTGGACCGAACTGGACTCAACTGGAACCTATTAGACCCAACTGGAACCCACTTGACACAACTAGACTCAACTGGAACCCCCTTGACCCAACTGGAACCCACTTGACCAAACTTGAACCCACTTGACCCAACTAGACTCAACTGGATCTAACTAGACCCAACTGGAATCAACTTGAACCAACTGGACCCAACTAGACTCAACTGGATCTAACTAGACCCAACTGGAACCAACTTGAACCCACTTGACCCAACTGGACCCGACTCGACTCAACTGGATTCAACTGGACCCAAGTGGAACCAACTGGACCCAAATGGAACcatccccatccatccatccatccattttctaccgcttattcccttcggggtcgcggggggcgctggagcctatctcagatacaatcgggcagaaggcggggtacaccctggacaagtcgccacctcatcgcagccaaATGGAACCAACTGGACCCAATTGGAACCCAGTTGACTCAACTGAACCCAAATGGAACCCACTTGAATCAAACTAAACCCAAATGGACCCTACTGGAATCAACTGGAACCAACTAAACTCAACTGGAACCAACTGGACCCAACTAGACCCAACTTGAACCCACTTGACCCAACTAGATTCAACTGGATCTAACTAAACCCAACTAGAACCAACTTGAACCAACTGGACCTAACTGGACTCAACTGGACCCAACTAGACTCAACTGGAACCCACTGGATACAACTGCACCCAAATGGACCCAATTGGAACCCATTTGAATCAACTGGACTCAAACATACCCAACTGGACCCAACTGGACTCAACTGGACCCAAATGGACCCAACTAGACCCAACTGAACTCAACTGGACCTCTTGGTAGAAAGACAGGTCCACACATAAACAAGAAATAGTTTTTTGTGTCCAGGACCAAACTGCGGCCATGGTGGAACTTTAAAAACCCTTACATCTCGCAACAAACTTGTTATAATTGTTGGGCCTGTTGAGGGTAGTGGTTCGATTCCCGAGGGTAGCGGTCCAATTCCTGAGGGTGGCGGTTCATTTTCCGAGGGTAGCGGTTCGTTTCCCAAGGGTAGCGGTCCGATTCCCGAGGGTAGCGGTCCGATTCCCGAGGCTAGCGGTCCGATTCCGAGCCAGGGTTTCGTCAGGAAATGCTAGCCAAAATtgacaaaacaattttaaatgttgtTTAAGAAGGTGGCCGCAGTTGTACCCTGGAACTGGAACAGATGGTTTAGGTTTTGTTTATGTGTGGGCAGACTGTACATCCTACTGTACTGTACAACCGGTGTTGTGTACATATGAGTAGCAGCTCAGGTAAGTGACAAGAAATGACAGGGGGTTGCAGGTAAGTGACAGGAAGTGACAGGAGTTTGTAGGTGAGCAGTTGAGGCCCGCAGTCCAAAAAGGAAGACATAAAGACAGGACTGGAGTTCAGGCATCCAACATGACTTGTAGAGTTTCTGATTGCACGTCACGACCAAAGGCAAAATGAAAAGATTGACACAACATCGTTTAATTCCTCCCCACGTCGGGCGCAGCGGGCGAAGGTGGAAAAAGGGGACGGCGCCGTCAGTCCTGGATGTTGTACCTGAAGGCTTCTATGAGGCCCTCGATGGAGTGGATCAAACCCGACACGGCACAGATGCCGCCGATGACAAAGATGGCGACGTCGAAGAAGACGTGGTGCCACAGCAGGTTCCTCCACTGCAGCTTGAGGTGGAAGAGGCTGGGCAGGAGGAAGCAGAGGCCGGCGCCCGTCAGGCTGCCCGTCAGGCCCATGAGCAGGGCGAAGTGCGGCACGAAGACGGCCATGAGCAGCGTGAACACCACCAGGGCCACGCGCAGGCCGAGACCCCAGGACTTGAGCTGGCCGCCTGGCCCGTAGCAGTCGGGGAACAAGGCGCGCCCGCCGTCCTGGAACAGTGACTTCTCCAGGACCTCCACAGCGGCGAAGAAAGGCAGCGGGTAGGAGAGCAGCGCCTTGGCCACCAGGAAGATGTTGACCACGGCGCGGATGGCGGAGGGCAGGTTATCCGTGATTACCTCTTTGGTGGTGTCGGCCCACGTCAGGTAGGCCACCAGGGCGAAGAGGCCCTTGAGGACGCAGGCGGCGATGTGAGTCCACTCCATCATGCAGTGGAACTCGGCGGGCCGCTGCATGTTGCCCTCCAGTGACGGCAGGAAGATCTGCGACGTGTAGCTGAAGACGATGATGCCGATGGAGATGGGGAACTTCTTCACGTCGATGTAGAACTTCACCTTCTCCCAGGCCCACTCGCGGGCACGCGACAGGCAGTAGGCGATGACCAGCACGTTGATGATCACATGTGCCACCGTGCACAGCAGGCTGAACTTGGACACGGCCTTCAGGTTCTTCAGGAAGGCGCAGGGCAGGAGCGCCGCCGTGGCCACCACCGACCAGGCCTTCTGCGAGACGGGCAGGCCAGGGAAGCTGTTGTACATCAGGTTGCCGCTCACCACCACGTACAGGATGCACGTCATCACCAGCTCGATGATCTGCGCCACGTTGACCACGTGGCCGCCCAGCGCCGGGAAGCGCGGGGCGCAGCAGGCGTTGGCCACGTCCACGTAGGAGTCGCGCACGCGCACCAGCACGCCGTCCTCGTTCTCCTCGTACAGGCAGGCGATGAGGATTTTGCCCGTGTAGCAGCACACCACCGCTGCGAAGATGATGAGGAACAGGCCCAGGTAGCCGCCGTGCAAGATGGCGTACGGCAGACCCAGGACGAACATGCCCTGTGGGGAGAGGAAGTGATGAGTGTTAAACACTATTAGAACAAACTTGAGAATAAATGAGCCTACTATCAGGGATTTTTAAGTGTAAACATGTACAATTAGCTAAAGAGCTAGCATAAAACTAATATAAGAAATGTTAgcctacttctaagatggcgccacgtAGCAAAATCCAAAAatgtttaggtttaaacatacagtgCTGATTCTAATCTCAGTCGCTTCACATTCGGCTGTGAACtgctccagtgagagctgaagaccttggccagatgaaaccatcaggaccacatcatctgcaaaaagcagagacctaaacctgcagccaccaaactagatcccctcaacgccctgactgcacctagaaattctgtccataaaagttaagaacagaatcggtgacaaagggcagcccagcctttgtccaaccctcactgaaaacttGTCCGacctactgccggcaatgcggaccaagctctgacaccgatcatacagggagcggactgccacaatcagacagtccgataccccatactctctgagcactacccacagaacttccagagggacacggtcaaatgccttctccaagtccacaaaacacacgtagactggttgggaaaactcccatgcaccctcaaggaccctgccaagagcatagagctggtccacagttccacaaccaggacgaaaaccacactgctcctcctgaatccaatGTCTGACTATCCGGCACagtctcctctccagtacacctgaatagaccttaccgggaaggctgaggattgtgatcccacgatagttggaacagacCCTCCGGTTacccttcttaaaggcctactgaaacccactactacgaccacgcagtctgatagtttatatatcaatgatgaaatcttaacattgcaacacatgccaatacggccgggttaacttataaagtgacatttaaaacttcccgggaaatatccggctgaaacgtcgcggtatgatgacgtatgcgcgtgacgaagtcagagtaacggaagttatggtaccccgtagaatcctatacaaaaagctctgttttcatttcataattccacagtattctggacatcttttgcaatttgtttaataaacaatgaaggctgcaaagaagacagttgtaggtgggatcggtgtattagcagcggactacagcaacacaaccaggaggactttgttggagcgctagccgcgctagccgcgctagccgccgacctcaccttgacttcctacgtctccaggccgccaaacgcatcgggtgaagtccttcgtccttctgccgatcgctggaacgcaggtgagcacgggtgttgatgagtagatgagggctggctggcgtaggtggagagctaatgtttttagcatagctctgtgaggtcccgttgctaagttgctaagttagcttcaatggcgtcgttagcacagcattgttaaccttcgccagcctggaaagcattaactgtgtatttacatgtccacggtttaatagtattgttgattttctatctatccttccagtcaggggtttatttttttgtttctatatgcagttaaagcacgatgctatcacgttagctcgtagctaaagcatttcgccgatgtattgtcgtggagataaaaggcactgaatgtccatttcgcgttctcgactctcattttcaagaggatatagtatccgaggtggtttaaaatacaaatccgtgatccacaataaaaaaaaggagagtgtggaatccaatgagccagcttgtacttaagttacggtcagagcgaaaaaagatacgtccatcactgcctctcaagtccttcactgtaacgttcctcatctacgaatctttcatcctcgctcaaattaatggggtaatcatcactttctcggtccgaatctctctcgctccattgtaaacaatggggaattgtgaggaatcctagctcctgtgacgtcacgctacttccggtacaggcaaggcttttttttttatcagcgagcaaaagttgcgaactttatcgtcgattttctctactaaatcctttcagaaaaaatatggcagtatcacgaaatgatgaagtatgacacatagaatggatctgctattcccgttgaaataaaaaaaaatcatttcagtaggcctttaaagagaggaaccaccactccAGTCAACAAATCCAGAGGTACTGACCCCGATgtctgcagagtcttgtcaaccacgacaaccccacagcatccagagtgtTAAGGAACTTTGAGTGGATTTCAACCAACCCAGGGGCCCTACCACAGAGGAGCTTCTTAACTAACACGGCAaccttccattcatccatcttcctctgcttatccgaggtcaggtcgcgggggcagcagcctaagcagggaagcccagacttccctctccccagccacttcgtccagcacctcggcaacctcagctcgagaaataggagagcccactacAGAGTCCTCAGGCACTTCTTCcttataggaagacgtgttgaagTCAGCAGCACGCCATTCCcatcatacacggtgttgacagtgcaaaGCTTCCCCCTCCTAAGGCGGGGGATGGTAGTCTAGAATCACGTTGAAACCAACCGGAAGTCTTTCTCAATGGCttctccgaactcctcccatgttcgAGTTTTAGCCTCTGCAACCGtcaaagccgcacaccgcttgacctgtcggtacctgtccactgcctccggagtcccatgaactaaaaggacccgataggactctttcttcagcttgacggcatccctcagcaTACCAGCGGGTTCTGGAATTACCGCCACGGccccaaccaccttgcggccacagcccTAATTggctgcctcgacaatagaggcacggaacatggtccactgggAGTCAATGTCCGTAACATGTTTGAAGTTCTTTCAGAGGTGGGAATTGCAACTCCCGCTGATAGGAGACTGTGATAGattttcccagcagacccttatgtgtttgggcctgccaggtcatcCACCCCTTccatcggagccaactcaccaccatgtGGTGATCAgttgaaagctccgcccctctctacatccgagtgtccaaaacatgaggccacaaatctgaagacacaactacaaagtcgatcatggaactgcggcctagggtgtcctggtgccaagtgcacatatggacacccttgtttgaacatggtgtttgttatggacaatctgtgaccagCACAAAAGTCCAGTAACAAAACACCAttctggttcagatccgggcggccgttcctcccaatcacgcctctccaggtctcACTGACGTTGCCAACGTGAGCGTTAAAGTCCTctagtagaacgagggaatcacctgaGGTAGCACTCTCCAGTTGTTACGGCACTCGCGCTGTCTGCCTCTTCCTCCGCTGCGGCAGCACCTAGAGACTCCGCTGCGAGCCAAGCAGGACACGCCCCTGCGCTCGTTGCGCAGACCGCGCCGACACAGTCGGAGACAATCTTCTATCGacacacctgggactaatgagagGCAGCAGGATAAGGAGACTCGCCGCTGACTTCTAGTCGCCAGAACGTCGCCCTGTTTTCAGTAAGCTCTCACGTCTCTGGCTCCCCTCCTGTGCTTTCTCTTTTGCTCATTTTTGTCCTTCTCATGCCTGGCCCTGATCTTGTCTttgtcatctcctgttcccacagccTCCGTGTCCCTGTCATTGCCTTTGCGCTTCCACTGTGAAGTTTCCCCTGGACTCTGATTGCCTTTCCTGATTTTTGACCCCCACGCTCGGATTTGGACccctgacgcctctctcctgccaaaCGGACCTTGCTCGGATCACAAACCCCTTTTGGATCTTCCCCCTCTGGACTTGGATGCTGACACcaccaacacgcaccttcaacaaaccCTTGGTAAATTCACATTGTGTAAATTTCCACACatagtattacacacacacacacatagtagcatacacaccccacgtaTACATTAA from Entelurus aequoreus isolate RoL-2023_Sb linkage group LG01, RoL_Eaeq_v1.1, whole genome shotgun sequence encodes:
- the LOC133639067 gene encoding vesicular inhibitory amino acid transporter-like, coding for MAHLIRHKLTNKLTNAAHSVSNKSQAKVSGVFARLGFQAATDEEGLGFAECDDLDYDYRQGMQMDVLQAGDDYGPLDGEGGPEAGDSRYQRDATGTVPLKSAGSVDEDKPKITSWEAGWNVTNAIQGMFVLGLPYAILHGGYLGLFLIIFAAVVCCYTGKILIACLYEENEDGVLVRVRDSYVDVANACCAPRFPALGGHVVNVAQIIELVMTCILYVVVSGNLMYNSFPGLPVSQKAWSVVATAALLPCAFLKNLKAVSKFSLLCTVAHVIINVLVIAYCLSRAREWAWEKVKFYIDVKKFPISIGIIVFSYTSQIFLPSLEGNMQRPAEFHCMMEWTHIAACVLKGLFALVAYLTWADTTKEVITDNLPSAIRAVVNIFLVAKALLSYPLPFFAAVEVLEKSLFQDGGRALFPDCYGPGGQLKSWGLGLRVALVVFTLLMAVFVPHFALLMGLTGSLTGAGLCFLLPSLFHLKLQWRNLLWHHVFFDVAIFVIGGICAVSGLIHSIEGLIEAFRYNIQD